One region of Niallia sp. Man26 genomic DNA includes:
- a CDS encoding glycosyltransferase family 2 protein: protein MSSYNKKQFEAQHKIDYNNEGYYVYNKKSSIFNVLKKKKDKLVTVVTPVYNAEKYLSKTVDSVINQTIGFDNVEYILVDDGSTDMSRPMLLEYAQKHQNMMVVFLKENTGTPAQPRNLGIELATAPYITFLDADDWLESNGLEILYNILKETNDDYVVGKTIQVESKSTKIVGEHESCKERRGILATSIPHIFQHLGPRSRMMKTSLLKENNIRYPEMKYAEDKQFFIDVLVATKTISTTTNVIYYLNRLDENDASLTKQTSIMQKMDTNIKVINYVKAKKLDEKTEKMILNRLYEFDCITRFFNRQHFFKSKNKKAYYDKFNEVLETTKDLGYNIEDQFFHPINKVVYNMYLNGEQDKIADLYKWDKKEKVKDIVVRDNEPYMVTPFEDKKHIRVAMAGFYEEGVFGENDYTLDFHLYGDSIDNVDDMILRDRGNTENQYSFAVERVDKHHFRLTIPLTTMLEFSKGSYAIFVRYNEYQKISLIRLDYTQKIMDKKLYQFYTTINSNLGLNIK from the coding sequence GTGTCTAGCTATAATAAAAAACAATTCGAAGCACAACATAAAATTGACTATAATAATGAAGGCTACTATGTCTACAATAAAAAAAGCAGCATATTCAATGTCTTAAAAAAGAAGAAGGATAAGCTGGTAACAGTAGTCACACCTGTTTATAATGCAGAAAAATACTTAAGCAAAACAGTAGATTCTGTTATCAACCAGACAATCGGCTTTGATAATGTGGAATATATTCTTGTTGATGACGGTTCAACAGATATGTCCAGACCAATGCTGCTGGAATATGCTCAAAAACATCAAAATATGATGGTTGTTTTCTTGAAGGAAAATACAGGAACGCCTGCACAGCCAAGAAACCTTGGTATCGAGCTTGCAACAGCTCCGTATATTACCTTCCTTGATGCTGATGACTGGTTGGAAAGCAACGGCTTGGAGATTCTTTACAATATTCTTAAAGAAACAAATGATGATTATGTTGTTGGGAAGACAATCCAAGTAGAAAGCAAATCTACTAAAATAGTTGGGGAACATGAGTCATGCAAAGAAAGAAGAGGCATTCTTGCAACATCAATCCCACATATATTCCAGCATTTAGGGCCGCGTTCCCGTATGATGAAAACAAGCCTGCTAAAAGAAAACAATATCCGTTACCCGGAAATGAAATACGCAGAAGACAAGCAGTTCTTTATTGATGTTTTAGTAGCAACTAAAACAATCTCAACGACTACTAATGTTATCTACTACCTGAACAGGCTTGATGAAAACGATGCTTCACTGACGAAACAGACGAGCATTATGCAGAAGATGGATACAAACATTAAAGTTATCAACTATGTGAAGGCGAAGAAACTCGATGAGAAAACGGAAAAGATGATTTTGAATCGTCTCTACGAATTCGATTGCATCACAAGATTCTTTAATCGTCAGCATTTCTTTAAAAGCAAAAATAAAAAAGCATATTACGATAAATTTAATGAAGTTCTTGAAACAACAAAGGATCTTGGCTACAACATTGAGGATCAATTCTTCCATCCGATTAATAAAGTTGTTTATAACATGTACTTAAACGGTGAACAAGATAAAATTGCCGATTTGTACAAATGGGATAAAAAAGAAAAAGTGAAGGATATTGTCGTGCGTGATAATGAGCCTTACATGGTTACACCATTTGAAGATAAGAAGCATATTCGCGTTGCTATGGCCGGCTTTTATGAAGAGGGTGTGTTCGGCGAAAACGATTATACATTGGACTTCCATTTATATGGTGATTCCATTGATAATGTGGATGATATGATTCTCCGTGACCGAGGAAATACGGAAAATCAGTATTCCTTTGCTGTCGAGAGAGTCGATAAGCATCATTTCCGATTGACTATTCCATTGACTACAATGCTTGAGTTCTCAAAAGGAAGCTATGCAATATTTGTCCGCTATAATGAATACCAAAAAATCAGCTTAATCCGCTTAGATTACACACAAAAGATTATGGATAAGAAGCTGTACCAATTCTATACGACGATCAATTCAAATCTTGGCTTGAATATTAAGTAA
- a CDS encoding MraY family glycosyltransferase, which produces MIYIILITCFFGSIILTPLVKKLAFKLGAVDKPEQRKVHQKIMPRMGGLAIYISFIIGALIINPNKDYHFPILIGSTIIIITGILDDIYNLSAKIKFLTQTLAAVVVVVWGGVQVEFINLPFGGQIEFGFLDVPITILWIVGITNAINLIDGLDGLAAGVSSIALFTITGMAMIMGNGYVIAISSIVLASTLGFLFFNFYPAKIFMGDTGALFLGYIIAVMSLLGFKNVTLISFVIPVIILGVPISDTFFAIIRRLINKQPLSAPDKSHLHHCLLNIGFTHRQTVIVIYAMATFFGLVAVIFSQAKVWGAILLIATVLLIIELFVEKIGLVGKNYKPILKFINDIRYAADKER; this is translated from the coding sequence ATGATTTATATAATACTTATTACATGTTTTTTTGGATCCATCATACTTACTCCTTTAGTGAAAAAACTGGCATTTAAATTAGGAGCAGTAGATAAACCAGAACAACGTAAAGTACATCAGAAAATTATGCCCCGTATGGGCGGTTTAGCAATATATATCAGCTTCATTATCGGAGCTTTAATTATCAATCCGAATAAAGATTATCATTTCCCGATTTTAATCGGAAGCACAATCATTATCATCACAGGCATATTAGATGATATTTATAATCTGTCTGCCAAGATTAAATTTTTGACGCAAACATTAGCAGCGGTAGTTGTGGTTGTGTGGGGCGGCGTACAAGTTGAATTCATCAACTTGCCGTTCGGGGGTCAAATTGAGTTTGGGTTCCTCGATGTTCCAATTACGATTCTTTGGATCGTCGGAATTACGAATGCGATTAATTTAATTGATGGTCTGGATGGACTAGCTGCAGGAGTTTCCTCCATCGCCTTGTTCACGATTACTGGGATGGCGATGATTATGGGCAATGGTTATGTTATCGCCATTTCATCAATTGTGCTTGCAAGTACATTAGGATTTTTGTTCTTTAACTTTTATCCGGCGAAAATCTTTATGGGTGATACAGGTGCATTATTCCTCGGATATATAATCGCTGTTATGTCCTTGCTAGGCTTTAAAAACGTTACATTAATCTCGTTCGTCATTCCAGTGATCATCTTAGGTGTACCGATTTCAGACACGTTTTTTGCAATTATCCGCAGGCTTATTAACAAGCAGCCTTTATCTGCACCTGATAAATCCCATCTTCATCACTGTCTGCTTAATATCGGCTTCACACATAGACAGACGGTTATCGTGATTTATGCAATGGCGACATTCTTTGGATTAGTTGCTGTCATCTTCTCACAAGCGAAGGTGTGGGGAGCTATTCTCCTGATTGCGACAGTGCTGCTGATTATAGAGTTATTTGTCGAAAAGATAGGGCTTGTCGGCAAGAATTATAAGCCTATCCTTAAATTCATAAACGATATACGATATGCAGCAGATAAAGAGCGTTAA
- a CDS encoding LCP family protein translates to MASNRESYVNHNKKKRKRKKILTFILVPLLVIAASGIGYGAFLYTKAKSVVEDSYQPIDRESSLRDAAVDPDIDDISILFIGVDDSEKRSSSSGTTRSRSDALMLATLNEKEKSVKLLSIPRDSYVYIPERGYNDKITHAHYFGGVTSTIETVENLLDVPVDYYAKMNFDAFMDVVEALGGIEVDVPVTFTEQNSKDQKGENAIHLEKGLQTLNGEEALALARTRKIDNDIERGKRQQLIMKAIMDKAVSAQAITKYSKLMEAVGDNMTTDLSFSNIQSLLAYATAENGLQVESLTLTGSDGNVDGAYVYQLDPTALEETKAILQEHLGIKDDINSSDDTTTDTTGSSDTSTDSTTGTTDSTGTSTTDSTYNESTTDTTTTN, encoded by the coding sequence ATGGCATCAAATAGAGAATCTTATGTAAACCATAATAAAAAGAAGCGAAAGAGAAAGAAAATCCTAACCTTCATTCTAGTACCATTACTGGTGATTGCCGCAAGTGGCATTGGCTATGGCGCATTCCTCTATACAAAGGCAAAATCAGTGGTAGAAGACTCCTACCAGCCGATTGACAGAGAATCTTCTCTCCGTGATGCGGCAGTAGACCCTGATATAGATGATATATCGATTCTGTTTATCGGTGTCGATGACAGTGAAAAACGTTCGTCATCATCTGGAACGACGAGATCCCGTTCAGATGCATTAATGCTTGCAACATTGAATGAAAAAGAAAAATCAGTCAAGCTATTGAGCATTCCCCGTGATTCCTATGTTTATATCCCTGAAAGAGGCTATAACGACAAAATCACACATGCCCATTACTTTGGCGGTGTAACATCGACCATTGAAACAGTAGAGAACTTATTGGATGTACCTGTAGATTATTACGCAAAAATGAACTTTGATGCTTTCATGGATGTTGTTGAAGCACTTGGCGGCATTGAAGTTGACGTTCCTGTAACATTTACAGAGCAAAACTCGAAAGACCAAAAAGGTGAAAATGCTATTCATTTAGAAAAAGGCTTACAGACTCTTAATGGTGAAGAAGCGTTAGCACTAGCTAGAACACGAAAAATCGACAATGACATTGAACGCGGGAAACGCCAGCAATTGATTATGAAGGCAATTATGGATAAAGCTGTTTCCGCTCAAGCTATTACAAAGTATTCCAAGCTAATGGAGGCTGTCGGCGATAACATGACAACAGACCTTTCATTCAGCAATATTCAGTCCCTTCTGGCATATGCGACAGCTGAAAACGGCCTGCAAGTGGAAAGCTTGACTTTAACTGGCTCTGACGGCAACGTAGATGGTGCATATGTGTACCAGTTAGACCCAACAGCATTGGAAGAAACAAAAGCAATCCTGCAGGAGCATCTAGGAATTAAAGATGATATAAACAGCAGTGATGACACAACAACGGATACTACTGGTTCTTCTGATACTTCTACAGACAGCACTACTGGAACGACGGACAGCACAGGCACATCAACGACGGATTCGACATATAATGAATCCACAACAGATACAACGACAACTAATTAA
- the tagH gene encoding teichoic acids export ABC transporter ATP-binding subunit TagH, translating into MTKSVVVKNLTKRYKLYSSNKEKMMDIFLPKSYGEPFYALRDVSFEAEKGDTIGFVGINGSGKSTLSNIIAGIVPETSGTVEIDGQASLIAVAAGLNNQLTGRENIELKCLMLGFSKEKIKALEPDIIDFAELGKFIDQPVKSYSSGMRSRLGFAISVHTDPDVLIIDEALSVGDKAFGEKCLEKMQEFKERGKTMFFVSHSIGQMKKFCEKAIWLEFGKVKMEGSIKDVIPAYEKFMDDYKKMSNKEKKQYRENAFKERSEEKETVHS; encoded by the coding sequence ATGACAAAATCTGTCGTAGTGAAGAACTTGACGAAAAGATATAAACTATACAGCAGCAACAAGGAAAAAATGATGGATATTTTCTTGCCGAAAAGCTATGGCGAGCCTTTCTATGCTCTTCGAGATGTTAGCTTTGAAGCGGAAAAAGGGGATACGATCGGCTTTGTCGGCATAAACGGTTCTGGTAAGTCGACGCTTTCCAATATTATTGCAGGCATCGTTCCAGAAACGAGCGGGACTGTTGAAATAGATGGACAGGCTTCCTTGATTGCTGTTGCAGCAGGGCTTAATAATCAGCTGACAGGTAGGGAAAACATTGAGCTGAAGTGCTTAATGCTCGGCTTCAGCAAAGAAAAGATTAAGGCTCTTGAGCCGGATATCATCGATTTTGCGGAGCTCGGCAAGTTCATTGATCAGCCAGTTAAATCCTACAGCAGCGGGATGCGTTCTCGTCTTGGTTTTGCAATATCTGTTCATACAGATCCAGATGTCCTTATTATTGATGAAGCTTTGTCAGTAGGGGATAAGGCATTTGGCGAGAAATGTTTGGAAAAAATGCAAGAATTTAAGGAACGCGGCAAAACGATGTTCTTTGTCAGCCACTCTATCGGCCAAATGAAGAAATTCTGTGAAAAAGCGATTTGGCTTGAATTTGGCAAGGTAAAAATGGAAGGCAGCATTAAAGACGTTATCCCAGCTTACGAAAAATTTATGGACGATTATAAAAAGATGTCCAATAAAGAGAAGAAGCAGTACAGGGAAAATGCTTTTAAAGAACGAAGTGAAGAGAAAGAAACAGTACACAGCTAA
- a CDS encoding ABC transporter permease has product MVSMFKVIKEQYDNFHLINRLAAYELKSANNNNYLGSLWELLNPAIQIAIYWFVFGYVQDRDPIEYAGGGTYEFFPWMLAGITIWFFIYPSITHGSKSIYTRLKMVSRMNFPLSAIPSYVILSKLMPQLLLMLVTIIIFQFIGLPINIYYLQLPYFLVATILFLFSLSLITSTISTIVRDFQMLVQSLMRVLLYITPILWPLQDRFGETFQFVMQLNPFYYLIEGVRYSLLGEGWFFIEHGWLTLYFWAILLVFLFLGSYLHVRFRRHFIDFL; this is encoded by the coding sequence ATGGTTTCAATGTTTAAAGTAATAAAAGAACAATATGATAATTTTCATTTGATTAATAGATTGGCTGCCTATGAACTGAAAAGTGCCAACAACAATAACTATTTGGGAAGCTTATGGGAACTGTTGAACCCTGCTATTCAGATTGCAATTTATTGGTTTGTTTTCGGGTATGTACAAGACAGGGATCCTATTGAATATGCTGGTGGAGGAACATACGAGTTCTTCCCATGGATGCTTGCAGGGATTACCATCTGGTTCTTTATTTATCCGTCAATAACACATGGTTCGAAATCGATTTATACAAGACTGAAGATGGTTTCTCGCATGAACTTCCCGTTAAGTGCGATCCCATCCTATGTGATTTTGTCGAAGTTAATGCCGCAATTGCTGCTGATGCTTGTGACAATCATTATTTTTCAGTTTATCGGATTACCAATTAACATATACTATTTGCAGCTTCCATACTTTTTGGTAGCAACAATTCTGTTTTTATTTTCTTTGTCCTTAATCACATCGACAATTTCAACAATAGTGAGGGACTTTCAAATGCTCGTTCAATCATTAATGAGGGTTTTGCTTTATATTACACCGATTCTTTGGCCGTTACAGGACCGCTTCGGTGAAACATTCCAATTTGTAATGCAGCTGAATCCATTTTATTATTTGATTGAAGGTGTCCGCTATTCGCTTTTAGGCGAAGGCTGGTTCTTTATCGAGCATGGCTGGTTAACCCTTTATTTCTGGGCTATTCTGCTTGTCTTCTTATTCCTAGGTTCTTATTTACATGTAAGGTTCAGAAGGCATTTTATTGATTTCTTATAA
- a CDS encoding CDP-glycerol glycerophosphotransferase family protein produces the protein MSESGYVHKQAHKVFINNDLLSVKFCFKHELLEAKQTSLVLIQRGSENVVAGSIKQIDINEDFGIYESAISLTDNKEDFSKEAVWDLYLVVKDEEADIEKKYRIKSNKAALELNFYLYEEGTMFYAYTTNKGNVSFKTVVQRIIANIEEAHLTSGSLVHISGYGFNPQSQKQPVEKKLIITNNINEEVYNIALENKHRSDLQEMYGGTDHNYETIGFEGKLDLSQYLFQSEAIYYRFYLELTYEENGETVKILSPRLKFVSFNPKYKRQRTRITTMYGKKRVLLKSTAKNNYLSVKVADFNAKMELKARIKGKLVRIKRSKKAKKLFKLAFKMLGMLPASKNTVIFESFLGKQYSDSPRAIYEYLKENHPEYKLYWSVDKRFIQNFEDRGINITPRFSIKWLFRMARAQYWVSNSRLPLWIPKPKNTTYLQTWHGTPLKRLAADMDEVHMPGTNTKKYKRNFLKEASNWDYLVSPNAYSSEIFARAFDFDRTMIESGYPRNDALINDNHVDNITAIKEKFALPMDKKIILYAPTWRDDQFYGKGKYKFDLELNLDQLREELGDDYIVVLRMHYLVAENFDLTPYVGFAYDFSNYEDIRELYLISDLLITDYSSVFFDYGNLRRPMIFYVYDIDTYRDKLRGFYFDFEQKAPGPLAKTTDEVIEYIRQAEKEPLNEQFEEFYNTFCYLEDGEASKRVVEEVFLK, from the coding sequence ATGAGTGAATCTGGATATGTTCATAAACAGGCACATAAGGTATTTATCAATAATGATCTATTATCTGTGAAGTTCTGTTTTAAACATGAATTGCTTGAGGCGAAGCAGACAAGCCTTGTACTAATTCAAAGGGGCTCTGAAAATGTAGTCGCAGGATCCATCAAGCAAATTGATATAAATGAGGATTTTGGAATTTACGAATCGGCAATAAGCCTGACTGACAATAAAGAGGATTTCAGCAAAGAAGCTGTTTGGGATCTGTACTTAGTTGTGAAGGACGAAGAAGCAGACATAGAAAAGAAATATAGAATAAAAAGCAATAAGGCAGCACTAGAGCTTAACTTCTACCTATATGAAGAGGGTACAATGTTCTATGCTTATACAACGAATAAAGGAAATGTGTCCTTTAAGACAGTTGTCCAAAGAATTATTGCGAATATTGAGGAAGCCCATCTCACAAGCGGTAGTCTTGTGCATATTTCTGGATACGGCTTCAATCCGCAGTCACAAAAGCAGCCTGTCGAAAAAAAGCTGATTATCACGAATAATATCAATGAGGAAGTATATAATATTGCTCTTGAGAACAAGCATCGAAGCGACTTGCAGGAAATGTACGGCGGTACCGACCATAACTACGAAACAATCGGCTTTGAAGGCAAACTTGACTTGAGCCAATATCTTTTCCAGTCAGAAGCTATCTATTATCGCTTCTATTTGGAGCTTACGTATGAAGAAAATGGCGAAACAGTAAAAATACTCAGCCCAAGATTAAAGTTTGTGTCCTTTAATCCAAAATATAAAAGACAAAGAACTCGTATTACTACGATGTACGGCAAAAAAAGAGTATTGCTTAAATCAACAGCGAAAAACAATTATCTTTCTGTTAAAGTTGCTGATTTTAATGCAAAAATGGAGCTTAAAGCAAGAATTAAAGGCAAGCTTGTGCGTATTAAGCGAAGCAAAAAGGCGAAGAAGCTCTTTAAGCTTGCATTTAAAATGCTCGGCATGCTTCCAGCAAGCAAAAATACAGTCATATTTGAAAGCTTTTTGGGTAAACAGTACAGTGACAGCCCAAGAGCGATTTATGAATATTTAAAAGAAAACCACCCGGAGTATAAGCTGTACTGGAGTGTTGATAAAAGATTCATTCAAAACTTTGAGGACAGAGGCATTAACATCACGCCGAGATTCTCTATCAAATGGCTCTTCAGAATGGCGCGAGCTCAATATTGGGTAAGCAACAGCCGTCTGCCGCTGTGGATTCCAAAGCCAAAGAATACAACATACTTGCAGACTTGGCATGGTACACCGCTGAAACGACTTGCTGCCGATATGGATGAAGTGCATATGCCTGGAACCAATACAAAGAAATATAAAAGAAATTTCCTTAAAGAAGCAAGCAACTGGGATTATCTTGTATCACCAAATGCTTATTCAAGCGAAATCTTTGCAAGAGCTTTCGATTTCGACAGAACGATGATTGAATCAGGTTATCCGCGGAATGATGCGTTGATTAATGATAATCATGTGGATAATATCACTGCCATTAAGGAGAAATTCGCCTTGCCGATGGATAAGAAAATTATCCTTTATGCACCAACATGGCGTGATGATCAGTTCTATGGAAAAGGAAAATATAAGTTTGATTTAGAGTTAAACCTTGACCAGCTAAGAGAAGAGCTTGGTGATGATTATATCGTCGTTTTACGGATGCACTATTTAGTTGCAGAGAACTTCGATCTTACTCCATATGTAGGCTTTGCCTATGACTTCTCGAATTATGAGGATATCAGGGAGCTTTACTTGATTTCTGATTTGCTGATTACTGATTATTCTTCCGTATTCTTCGATTACGGTAACTTAAGAAGACCAATGATCTTCTACGTATATGATATTGACACATATCGTGACAAGCTTCGCGGCTTTTACTTTGATTTTGAGCAAAAGGCACCAGGTCCATTAGCAAAAACAACGGATGAAGTTATTGAATATATCCGCCAAGCGGAAAAAGAGCCTCTTAACGAACAGTTCGAGGAGTTCTATAATACGTTTTGTTATTTGGAAGATGGGGAAGCATCTAAGAGAGTGGTTGAAGAAGTATTCCTTAAGTAG